A genome region from Strigops habroptila isolate Jane chromosome 12, bStrHab1.2.pri, whole genome shotgun sequence includes the following:
- the LOC115615673 gene encoding proteinase-activated receptor 2-like yields MSPLVPSPSSAAACVGLLLGCACLGSADQVSPMRGKGRVLIPLTAQEETACPSASVEGFLNSTLTTRLLPALYSVILLVGLPANALACWVLVTNFRRCSSTLFLLNLASADLLFALLLPFKISYHLLGNHWLFGDYLCRTMMAFFYGNMYSSILFLTCIGLERYISVMHPFLWKGSSQTWVKVGVCVGIWLVVGLGMTPLLLCPQTSHISSLNITTCHDVLGKDKHTFLVYYFLCLVGLGFGLPFVIMTISYSCILVQLLAKERRYGQVVHVLAVVLLVFILCFTPSNVLLFIHYMLEAKGCHNVTYIWYTVALVLSAFNNCFDPFVYFYVSRDFRSWVRDAGGCCPRELDTSSGRASEKAALPLRSKEQSQL; encoded by the exons ATGTCCCCGCTCGTGCCATCGCCCAGCTCTGCTGCCGCCTGCGTTGGCCTCCTGCTCGGCTGCGCCTGCCTTGGCTCTGCCGACCAAGTCTCCCCAA TGCGTGGTAAAGGGCGAGTCTTGATCCCCCTCACTGCCCAAGAAGAAACCGCGTGCCCCAGCGCTTCCGTGGAAGGTTTCCTCAACAGCACCCTCACCACCCgcctcctgcctgccctctACTCTGTGATCCTGCTCGTGGGGCTGCCAGCCAACGCTCTGGCCTGCTGGGTCCTGGTGACCAACTTCAGGAGATGTTCCAGCACCCTCTTCCTGCTCAACCTGGCGAGTGCCGACCTGCTCTttgccctcctgctgcccttcaAGATCTCCTACCACCTCCTGGGCAATCACTGGCTCTTTGGGGACTACCTGTGTCGCACTATGATGGCCTTCTTCTATGGGAACATGTACAGCTCCATCCTTTTCCTCACCTGCATTGGCCTGGAGCGCTACATCTCTGTTATGCACCCATTCCTATGGAAGGGCTCCAGTCAGACGTGGGTCAAGGTGGGCGTCTGTGTGGGCATCTGgctggtggtggggctgggcaTGACCCCTCTGCTTTTGTGCCCCCAGACAAGTCATATCTCGAGCCTGAACATCACAACGTGCCATGATGTCCTAGGAAAGGATAAGCACACGTTCCTCGTCTACTATTTCCTCTGCCTAGTGGGACTGGGCTTTGGCTTGCCCTTTGTGATCATGACCATCTCCTACAGCTGCATCCTAGTGCAGCTGCTGGCCAAGGAGAGACGCTATGGGCAAGTGGTGCATGTCCTGGCCGTGGTCCTCCTGGTCTTCATCCTCTGCTTCACCCCCAGCAACGTGCTGCTCTTCATCCACTATATGCTGGAGGCCAAGGGGTGCCACAACGTCACCTATATCTGGTACACTGTGGCCCTGGTGCTCAGTGCCTTCAACAACTGCTTTGATCCCTTCGTCTATTTTTATGTCTCCCGGGATTTCCGGAGCTGGGTGCGGGATGCAGGCGGCTGCTGCCCAAGGGAGCTCGACACCTCCTCGGGAAGGGCCTCGGAGAAGGCAGCCTTGCCCCTGCGGTCCAAGGAGCAGAGCCAGCTGTAG
- the RELL2 gene encoding RELT-like protein 2 isoform X2 translates to MSDQHSTDDGESDPQHSLSMVFLLVLVFFIMGLVGFLICHVLKKKGYRCRTFRDELDPDNKDVLAELQANEEEELNEDTVEKIVRCIIQNEGNAEALKEMLGDNEGDIPVPVPSLCPHRNSQDGGPPHHHTVHLGSTQAPCIHCSKRKRHPLHRQGRSKDGKGRMHPGETTVFSVGRFRVTHIGKKPTFHEQQDGPLPDGSRELSTEELEHSSDRLQRERARNGTVPTGGLQNGDVQKGVQGGRSRGQSCSTTPAPNTPASSGTRGSRRAGKGSGTAGSLQDAGAVPGSTSRQRKLLSQRVLGGSSPSIPGALVQEGASICLEETGLGSADEVSDIHGSLSLHEQVDDLGRDDSSRKQPGVEDVAQQEPRAMVQDPGATV, encoded by the exons ATGTCAGACCAGCACAGCACCGACGATGGGGAGTCAgacccccagcacagcctgtctATGGTCTTCCTCCTCGTCCTTGTCTTCTTCATCATGGGGCTGGTGGGTTTCCTGATCTGCCATGTCCTGAAGAAGAAGGGTTACCGGTGCCGGACCTTCCGGGACGAGCTCGACCCAGATAACAAAGACGTGCTGGCGGAGCTCCAGGCCA atgaagaggaggagctgAACGAGGACACTGTGGAGAAGATTGTGAGATGCATCATACAAAATGAAG GGAACGCCGAGGCCCTCAAAGAGATGCTGGGGGACAATGAAGGGGACATCCCAGTGCCAGTGCCCAG CCTTTGTCCCCACCGTAACAGCCAGGACGGAGGGCCACCACATCACCACACGGTGCATCTGGGCTCCACGCAGGCTCCCTGCATCCActgcagcaagaggaagagGCACCCACTGCATCGACAAGGACGGTCCAAGGATGGCAAAGGCAGGATGCATCCTGGAGAGACCACTGTCTTCTCAGTGGGCAG GTTTCGTGTCACACACATCGGGAAGAAACCCACTTTCCATGAGCAGCAGGATGGGCCCCTGCCTGATGGCAGCCGGGAGCTGAGCACAGaagagctggagcacagcagcgATAGGCTCCAACGGGAGCGGGCACGCAATGGGACTGTCCCCACGGGTGGCCTGCAGAACGGAGATGTCCAGAAAGGTGTCCAGGGTGGCAGAAGCagggggcagagctgctccaccaCCCCAGCCCCCAACACACCAGCCAGCTCCGGCACTCGCGGCAGCCGACGGGCAGGCAAGGGCTCCGGCACGGCGGGATCCCTGCAGGATGCTGGCGCTGTCCCCGGGAGCACCAGCCGCCAGAGGAAGCTCCTGAGCCAGCGGGTGCTGGGAGGGTCGAGTCCCAGCATCCCGGGAGCGCTGGTGCAGGAAGGAGCCAGCATCTGCCTGGAGGAGACCGGACTGGGGTCGGCAGATGAAGTGTCGGATATTCATGGGAGCCTGAGCCTGCACGAGCAGGTTGATGACTTGGGAAGAgatgacagcagcaggaaacagcCTGGAGTGGAGGATGTGGCGCAACAG GAGCCCAGGGCCATGGTGCAGGACCCAGGAGCAACTGTGTGA
- the FCHSD1 gene encoding LOW QUALITY PROTEIN: F-BAR and double SH3 domains protein 1 (The sequence of the model RefSeq protein was modified relative to this genomic sequence to represent the inferred CDS: inserted 2 bases in 1 codon), which translates to MQPPPRKVKLTQEVRVHVLEQLSGLQGKQQRDAELLEDIRSYSKQRAAIDREYGQALQRLASQFVKRDWQRGRSEAGDSRSAVAVWRGVIEGTAHAGQVRVTASETYRALATEAARTARLSKERMLKKGIERLQKAQAELLETVKELDKAKKQFTHLQRSNEVAKDKAADVEARLRKSDRRIFHTKASLQKLSAKFSARLAEHSRQLAGVHNEYSFALVSATAHLEHYWRVELPAAMQALDGDLYERLREHLSAASRTEVETCWATRDCFQGVAEASARVCREQDVILFLQEHPAFTLAPEQRLQLTGVEEVCLLPPGDDGASLEKEARRWATRVARDHKNKAHSEEVLQRLEARRQQVPEVEAAAVERQMEEVRENLRKAEVSRVKAEARLALLRAAGLDVDSWLAGAMVGTGEEAPSGLDPAEFDDYEDSDEPDEDDEPGPAARTYPYTCRVIFGYQGCQADELSITQGEELEIIEDGDAEEWVKARNKAGQVGYVPEKYLLSLGGEPEAGLGPPGPSALHRQLSSIMAAELVLEPGAWLVRALYDYEGQSPEELSFPEGAIIRVLPRATGEVDDGFWTGDFNGRVGVFPSLVVEELTGARGTTGQELPSPSPPPFSPPGLTPGASLAPNPSPEPSSLGGECWGAGEGAGGQAGSWAELLRPSXGCRQDGTGSGQSSPDLAATRLRPLRAPPPPPGRGPEPDPELHFS; encoded by the exons ATGCAGCCGCCGCCGCGCAAG GTGAAGCTCACGCAGGAGGTGCGGGTCCACGTCCTGGAGCAGCTCTCGGGCCTGCAGGGCAAGCAGCAGCGGGATGCCGAGCTGCTGGAGGACATCAG GTCCTACAGCAAGCAGAGGGCTGCCATCGACAGGGAGTACGGGCAG GCACTGCAGAGGCTGGCAAGCCAGTTCGTGAAGAGAGACTGGCAGCGGGGCCGCAGCGAGGCCGGCGACTCGAG GAGCGCAGTCGCTGTCTGGAGGGGTGTCATCGAGGGGACCGCGCACGCCGGGCAGGTCCGTGTCACCGCCTCGGAGACCTACCGTGCCCTCGCCACGGAGGCCGCCCGCACCGCCCGGCTCTCCAAGGAGAGGATGCTCAAGAAG GGCATCGAGCGGCTGCAGAAGGCGCAGGCGGAGCTGCTGGAGACGGTGAAGGAACTGGACAAGGCAAAGAAGCAGTTCACCCACCTCCAGCGGAGCAACGAGGTGGCCAAAGACAAGGCAGCTGATGTGGAGGCTCG GCTCCGGAAGAGTGATCGGAGGATATTTCACACCAAGGCCAGCCTGCAAAAGCTCAGCGCTAAG tTCTCCGCACGCCTGGCCGAGCACTCGAGGCAGCTCGCAGGGGTGCACAACGAGTACAGCTTTGCCCTGGTCTCTGCTACTGCCCACCTGGAGCACTACTGGCGTGTGGAGCTGCCGGCTGCCATGCAG gcATTGGATGGTGACCTCTATGAGAGGCTGCGGGAGCACTTGTCAGCAGCCAGCCGGACAGAGGTGGAGACCTGCTGGGCCACGAGGGACTGCTTCCAGGGCGTTGCGGAGGCATCCGCACGG GTGTGCCGGGAGCAGGATGTTATCCTCTTCCTGCAGGAGCATCCTGCCTTCACCCTGGCCCCTGAGCAGCGCCTCCAGCTCACCGGGGTAGAGGAG GTGTGCCTGCTGCCACCCGGGGATGACGGtgccagcctggagaaggaggcACGGCGCTGGGCCACACGGGTGGCCCGGGACCACAAGAACAAGGCACACAGCGAGGAG GTGCTGCAGCGGCTGGAGGCCAGGCGGCAGCAGGTCCCAGAGGTGGAAGCAGCCGCCGTGGAGCGGCAGATGGAAGAAGTGAGGGAGAACCTCCGGAAGGCAGAG gTGAGCCGAGTGAAGGCAGAGGCACGGCTGGCGCTGCTgcgggcagcggggctggaTGTGGACAGTTGGCTGGCGGGGGCCATGGTGGGGACAGGAGAAGAGGCTCCCTCAGGGCTGGATCCAGCCGAGTTCGATGACTACGAGGACAGTGACGAGCCGGATGAGGACGATGAGCCCGGCCCTGCTGCCCGTACCTACCCTTACACCTGCCGGGTGATCTTTGGGTACCAG GGCTGCCAGGCAGACGAGCTGTCCATCACCCAGGGCGAGGAGCTGGAGATCATCGAGGATGGGGATGCAGAGGAGTGGGTGAAG GCTCGGAACAAGGCAGGCCAGGTTGGCTACGTCCCTGAAAAGTACCTGCTGTCCCTGGGGGGTGAGCCAGAGGCGGGCCTTGGTCCCCCGGGACCCTCTGCATTGCACCGCCAGCTCTCCAGCATCATGGCTGCAGAACTGGTGCTGGAGCCCGGAG CCTGGCTCGTGCGAGCCCTGTATGACTACGAGGGGCAGAGCCCCGAGGAGCTGAGCTTCCCCGAGGGGGCCATCATTCGGGTGCTGCCCCGTGCCACTGGCGAGGTGGACGATGGCTTCTGGACGGGTGACTTCAATGGCCGCGTTGGTGTCTTCCCCTCACTGGTGGTGGAGGAGCTCACCGGGGCCCGGGGGACAACTGGGCAG GAGCTGCCGTCGCCATCCCCACCGCCCTTCTCCCCTCCTGGCCTCACACCCGGGGCCAGCCTGGCCCCCAACCCTTCTCCTGAACCATCGTCTCTGGGAGGTGAGTGCTggggggctggggaaggggctggggggcaggcagggagctgggctgagctgctgcgCCCTTC AGGTTGCCGGCAGGATGGCACGGGCAGCGGGCAGAGCTCTCCGGACCTGGCAGCCACCCGCCTCCGGCCG CTCCGTGCACCACCGCCACCGCCCGGGAGAGGCCCCGAGCCTGACCCTGAGCTGCACTTCAGCTga
- the RELL2 gene encoding RELT-like protein 2 isoform X1, with product MAAEEVWEENRQEIRMSDQHSTDDGESDPQHSLSMVFLLVLVFFIMGLVGFLICHVLKKKGYRCRTFRDELDPDNKDVLAELQANEEEELNEDTVEKIVRCIIQNEGNAEALKEMLGDNEGDIPVPVPSLCPHRNSQDGGPPHHHTVHLGSTQAPCIHCSKRKRHPLHRQGRSKDGKGRMHPGETTVFSVGRFRVTHIGKKPTFHEQQDGPLPDGSRELSTEELEHSSDRLQRERARNGTVPTGGLQNGDVQKGVQGGRSRGQSCSTTPAPNTPASSGTRGSRRAGKGSGTAGSLQDAGAVPGSTSRQRKLLSQRVLGGSSPSIPGALVQEGASICLEETGLGSADEVSDIHGSLSLHEQVDDLGRDDSSRKQPGVEDVAQQEPRAMVQDPGATV from the exons ATCCGCATGTCAGACCAGCACAGCACCGACGATGGGGAGTCAgacccccagcacagcctgtctATGGTCTTCCTCCTCGTCCTTGTCTTCTTCATCATGGGGCTGGTGGGTTTCCTGATCTGCCATGTCCTGAAGAAGAAGGGTTACCGGTGCCGGACCTTCCGGGACGAGCTCGACCCAGATAACAAAGACGTGCTGGCGGAGCTCCAGGCCA atgaagaggaggagctgAACGAGGACACTGTGGAGAAGATTGTGAGATGCATCATACAAAATGAAG GGAACGCCGAGGCCCTCAAAGAGATGCTGGGGGACAATGAAGGGGACATCCCAGTGCCAGTGCCCAG CCTTTGTCCCCACCGTAACAGCCAGGACGGAGGGCCACCACATCACCACACGGTGCATCTGGGCTCCACGCAGGCTCCCTGCATCCActgcagcaagaggaagagGCACCCACTGCATCGACAAGGACGGTCCAAGGATGGCAAAGGCAGGATGCATCCTGGAGAGACCACTGTCTTCTCAGTGGGCAG GTTTCGTGTCACACACATCGGGAAGAAACCCACTTTCCATGAGCAGCAGGATGGGCCCCTGCCTGATGGCAGCCGGGAGCTGAGCACAGaagagctggagcacagcagcgATAGGCTCCAACGGGAGCGGGCACGCAATGGGACTGTCCCCACGGGTGGCCTGCAGAACGGAGATGTCCAGAAAGGTGTCCAGGGTGGCAGAAGCagggggcagagctgctccaccaCCCCAGCCCCCAACACACCAGCCAGCTCCGGCACTCGCGGCAGCCGACGGGCAGGCAAGGGCTCCGGCACGGCGGGATCCCTGCAGGATGCTGGCGCTGTCCCCGGGAGCACCAGCCGCCAGAGGAAGCTCCTGAGCCAGCGGGTGCTGGGAGGGTCGAGTCCCAGCATCCCGGGAGCGCTGGTGCAGGAAGGAGCCAGCATCTGCCTGGAGGAGACCGGACTGGGGTCGGCAGATGAAGTGTCGGATATTCATGGGAGCCTGAGCCTGCACGAGCAGGTTGATGACTTGGGAAGAgatgacagcagcaggaaacagcCTGGAGTGGAGGATGTGGCGCAACAG GAGCCCAGGGCCATGGTGCAGGACCCAGGAGCAACTGTGTGA